The Streptomyces sp. V3I7 genome segment CTCCGAGAGGTCCGCCCGGAAGGCGTCGTCGGCAGCCGCGTACTGCGTGCCCGCCCCGGCCAGCGACACGCCCTGGCCGGGCAGCAGGGCGGCGATGTGGGGCTGGGCGGTCACGGTCCGGCCGCGGCCACCTTCGGCGAGCGCGTCCAGGCCGGTCAGCAGGTGCTCGCGGGCCGCTGCCGTGTCCGCGGGCAGGGCGGTGGCCCAGCGCACGCCGAGGGAGCGCCGTCCGTGCGCCAGGGTGGCGAGAACGTCGGTCAGCGAGGTGTCCGCGCCGAGGCCCCGCAGCCATTGCGCGAGCGAACGGGCTTTGTCCGCAAGGGCGTTGTCGGTCCCGGCGGACAGCACCGCGGCGCCGGGACGGGCTTCCTCGGTGGCGGCCGGGGCCGGCGGCACGGAGGCGGGCGCGACGACGACGTGGGCGTTGGTTCCGCCCAGGCCGAAGGAGCTGACCGCCGCATACCGCGGCTGGCCGTCGCCCCAGGGCTCGGCCTTGCGCGGGATGAAGAAGCGGGGCGAGCCGAGCGCGACGTCGGGACCGTCGCCGGGCTGCGCCGCGATCGGCGGGACGGTGCCCCGCTCCACGGCAAGCACGGTCTTGATGAGACCGACCACACCGGCGGCGGTGTCGCAGTGCCCGATGTTCGGCTTCACCGCGCCCAGCGCGCACGGCCCGTGGCTCGCGTCGACGCCGTACACCTCGGCCAGGGCGGCGAGTTCGATGCGGTCGCCGAGGACGGTGCCGGTGCCGTGGGTCTCCACATAGCCGATGTCGCCGCCGGTGAGTCCGGCCGATTCCAGGGCCTCGCGGATGACATCGGCCTGGCCCCGGGGGCTGGGCGCCACCAGGCTCATGCGGTCGGCGCCGTCGTTGTTGACCGCGCTGGCGACGATGTGCGCACGGGCGCTCCCGGTGTGCCGTCCGTCGACATCGGCCGCCCGGCGCAGCACCACGATGCCGGCGCCGCTGGAGGGTACCGTGCCCAGGCTGCCTTCGGTGAAGGTGCGGCAGCGGCCGTCCGGCGAGACGATGCCTCCCTCGGTGTACTCGTAGGTGGGCCGCTCGACGGGGTGGACGGTGACGCCGCCCGCGACCGCGATGTCGCATTCGTAGGTGAGCAGGCTGCGAACGGCCTGGTGCACGGCGACCAGCGAGGTGGAGCAGGCCGTCTGCACGGTCATGCTCGGCCCGGTCAGACCGAGCCGGTACGAGATGGCGGTGGCCAGGAAGTCACGGGAGTTGCCGATCTGGAGCTGCTCCTGGCCATGCACCCGGGCCAGCTGCCCGTCGGTGAGGACATTCGCGTGCAGATACGCGTCCGGGCCGCATCCGGCGAATACACCCACCTGGTCCGTACCGGCCGAAGGGTCGATCCCGGCGTCCTCCAGCGCCTCCCACACGAGTTCCGTGAGGACCCGGTGCTGGGGGTCGGTCAGCGCCGCCTGGGCGGGGGTCATGCCGAACAGCTCCGCGTCGAACTCGGCGAAGCGGTCGATCTGGCCCGCGCGCAGCGGCCCGGCAGGCGTGCCGGACGCGTCGGCGGCGGGCAGGCCGACCCGGCCGTCGACGAGGCCGGCCCAGAAGGTCTCCGGGTCACCGGCGCCCGGCACCCGAAGGGCGAGGCCCACGACCGCTACCGCGTTGTCCAAGTCGGTCATGCCGAAACTCCTCCAGGCTTGCTTGCGTTCGTGGCCGAGCCGCCACGGGACTCGACGGCCGCCGCGAGGCGGCGTGGGGTGGAATGGCGGAAGATGTCCCGCAGCCGTACGTCGGGGAACCCGTTCTTGCGCAGGGCCGCGTTCAGCTGGACGGCCAGCAGCGAGTTGCCGCCCAGTTCGAAGAAGTTGTCATCGGGGCCGACCGGCACACCGATGACCTGCCGCCAGACGGCCGCCAAGGCCGCCGGTCCGCTGTCCTCGTCGCCACTCGCGGCATCCGGCACATCACCGGGTGCCTGCGGGGTCGTCTGTGGGGTTGGGGTGGTCAGGAGGGGGTCGGGCAGGCGGGCTGTGTCGAGTTTCCCGTTCGTGGTGAGTGGTAGTTCGGGCACGGTGGTGAGCGTGGCGGGTACGAGGTGCGCGGGGAGCCGGCCGGCGGTGCGTTGCTTGATCTGCGCTGGGTCGGCGTCGGGGGCGGTGACGACGTAGGCGTCCAGGCGGGCGGTCGCCGTGCCCGCGCCGCGTACCACGACGGCGGCGGCCCGTACGTCGGTGTCGTCGAGGAGGGTGGTGCGGATTTCGGCGGGTTCGATGCGGTGGCCGCGGATTTTGACTTGGTCGTCGAGGCGTCCGAGGTGTTCGAGGGTGCCGTCGTCCTGGTAGCGGCCGAGGTCGCCGGTGCGGTAGAGGGTGTGGCCTAGGTTGTGGGGGTCGGGCAGGAAGCGTTCGGCGGTCAGTTCGGGCCGGTTGTGGTAGCCCAGGGAGACGCCGGCGCCGCCGACGTAGATTTCGCCGGGGGTGCCGAGCGGCAGGGGGCGCTGCTGGTCGTCGAGGAGGTGGAGCTGCCAGCCGGGCAGGGGGCGGCCCACCGAGCGGGAGCCGGTCAGGGCATCTGCGCGGGTGAGGGTGTGCCAGGTGCAGTGCACGGTGGTCTCGGTGATGCCGTACATGTTCACCGCCCGGCATCGGGTGGGCGGGTAGCGGTCCATCCAGGGCAGCAGGGTCGCTGTGTCCAGGGGTTCCCCGCCGAAGATCAGCAGACGGACGGCCAGTTCCTGGCCGGGGTCGGTGAAGGTCTCGGCGCGGGTCAGCTGGGAGAACGCGCTGGGGGTCTGGGAGAGCACGGTGACCTGTTCACGGGCGAGCAGGGCGTGGAATTCCTCGGGGTCCCGGGCGCTCCAGTGGTCGACGACCACCAGCCGGCCGCCGGTCAGCAGACAGCCCCAGATCTCCCATACCGAGAAGTCGAAAGCGAAGGAGTGGAAGAACGACCACACATCCCCCGCGTCCAGGGCGAACTCGGTGCGGGTCGCGGCCAACAGGGCCATCACATTGCGGTGGGAGACCAGCACGCCCTTGGGCCGGCCGGTCGAGCCGGAGGTGTGGATGACATACGCCGGTGACCGCGGGTCGATGACCGGCAGCACGAGGTCGGTGGCGGTGGGCTGGGCGTGGACGTCCACCACCCGCACCGAGGCGGCCAGCTCGGCGGGCAGCCGGTCACCGACCACCACCTCCACCCCGGTGTCCTCGACCACGAACCCCAGGCGCTCCACCGGATAGGACGCGTCCAACGGCACATACACCGCGCCGGCCTTGAG includes the following:
- a CDS encoding type I polyketide synthase: MTDLDNAVAVVGLALRVPGAGDPETFWAGLVDGRVGLPAADASGTPAGPLRAGQIDRFAEFDAELFGMTPAQAALTDPQHRVLTELVWEALEDAGIDPSAGTDQVGVFAGCGPDAYLHANVLTDGQLARVHGQEQLQIGNSRDFLATAISYRLGLTGPSMTVQTACSTSLVAVHQAVRSLLTYECDIAVAGGVTVHPVERPTYEYTEGGIVSPDGRCRTFTEGSLGTVPSSGAGIVVLRRAADVDGRHTGSARAHIVASAVNNDGADRMSLVAPSPRGQADVIREALESAGLTGGDIGYVETHGTGTVLGDRIELAALAEVYGVDASHGPCALGAVKPNIGHCDTAAGVVGLIKTVLAVERGTVPPIAAQPGDGPDVALGSPRFFIPRKAEPWGDGQPRYAAVSSFGLGGTNAHVVVAPASVPPAPAATEEARPGAAVLSAGTDNALADKARSLAQWLRGLGADTSLTDVLATLAHGRRSLGVRWATALPADTAAAREHLLTGLDALAEGGRGRTVTAQPHIAALLPGQGVSLAGAGTQYAAADDAFRADLSELCAKVSAAGGPDLSSFGHWTVDDPRLTDTAVVQPLLFVLSTAGLRLLERHGIRPTLLLGHSVGELAAAAHAGVFTLDDAVAAVVERGRLMAGAEQGVMAAVRADETTAARLVEGLPLDVCGLNAPDNTVLGGDQDAVDELERRCREQHISATRLATTRAFHSRSMTAAADEFARFLVRFTLHAPRPGLIVVSNLTGAALTDEQATDPGYWARQLRSTVRLDDALRTVLEAQPDVVLGVHRGRTLTNLARQCARRQGADPLITDLLGDANDDEPTAVRDALAQLWTAGCAVDLGIADGRAVVRLPGYPFAATRHWVEPTVRPVTTETAACGVVPDTAGAPAELPQPSAAYAAEADLEQAESEGAVAVITGLWQSAFGGAPLRPEDNFFSLGGTSLQAAQLITVVNNELFLTLRLQDLYENSSLGDFTARAEALIAERDDDELLRLLDEIENGSGTLEEEA
- a CDS encoding non-ribosomal peptide synthetase; translation: MSSEAEAEILTPADSHPGSAFTQVETPLGDISTGHGAPLSVSSISIPVAFSAQARITPDRVAVSGGGVGVSYGELDAWSSLLAGVLAEAGVGVGDRVGVCLERGVELIVALLGVLKAGAVYVPLDASYPVERLGFVVEDTGVEVVVGDRLPAELAASVRVVDVHAQPTATDLVLPVIDPRSPAYVIHTSGSTGRPKGVLVSHRNVMALLAATRTEFALDAGDVWSFFHSFAFDFSVWEIWGCLLTGGRLVVVDHWSARDPEEFHALLAREQVTVLSQTPSAFSQLTRAETFTDPGQELAVRLLIFGGEPLDTATLLPWMDRYPPTRCRAVNMYGITETTVHCTWHTLTRADALTGSRSVGRPLPGWQLHLLDDQQRPLPLGTPGEIYVGGAGVSLGYHNRPELTAERFLPDPHNLGHTLYRTGDLGRYQDDGTLEHLGRLDDQVKIRGHRIEPAEIRTTLLDDTDVRAAAVVVRGAGTATARLDAYVVTAPDADPAQIKQRTAGRLPAHLVPATLTTVPELPLTTNGKLDTARLPDPLLTTPTPQTTPQAPGDVPDAASGDEDSGPAALAAVWRQVIGVPVGPDDNFFELGGNSLLAVQLNAALRKNGFPDVRLRDIFRHSTPRRLAAAVESRGGSATNASKPGGVSA